The DNA region ACGCGTCGTCCACGCGCGCGGGGTAGTCGCCTTCGGAGAACAGCGACCCGAGGTCGTCGCGGGCGAGCTCCTGGAGGTCGGGGTACGCCCGGACGAGCCCGGCGACCGCCTCCCGGAGCTCCGCGCGGAAGTCCTGCATCCGCTGGTCGAACACGGCCACCTGGTCCCGCCGCAGCAGCCGGATCCCGGGCTCCGGAAAGGGCACGGTGATCGAGCGCCAGAACTCCGTCGCGGCGGCGTGGACGCGCATCACCGCCCGGAACGCGGGATGGCTGGTGTTGAGCAGCCGCTTGGTGCCCGCGAGGAGCCGTCGGTCGGCCGCGAAGCTGTCGGCGACCTGAGCCAGCTGCTCGCGGGTGAGGGCCTTCCGGGTGCCCAGCTTCTCGTGGTGCACCCGGCAGGCGACGGTGCGGTCCTGCAGCTCCGACGCGAAGTCGTGCGTCTCCTCGTCGTCCTGAAAGAGTGCCAGTGCGCTCGCCATGGTCAGTTCCGGCTGGGGTCGTGGGTGACGCGCCGGCTCCTGGGGGCCGGCGCCGGGCGCGTAGAGGGGTGGCGGTACACGCCCGGGGCGCTGGCGGAGAGGAACCGCCCGTCGGCGGAGCGGCGGAGCTGGTCGAGCTGCTCCGCGGAGGACAGGCTCACGGGGACGACGAAGCCGGCCGCCTCCGCGAGCGGGCAGCGCAGCCGCCACGCGATGTCGCAGCACTGCCGGATCTCCGCTCCCGTCCATCCGTCGCCGCGCGGGAGCGCTCCGTCTGCGGCGAGCCCGTACTTGCGCAGCCAGATCTCCCAGATGCGCGCGCGCTCGGCGTCCGTCGGGATGTCGAAGAAGTAGGTGCCGAGCCCGAACCGCCGCCGCAGCTCCGGCGGCAGGCTGGTGATGCTGTTCGAGGTGGCGAGCCAGAGGGAGCGGCCGTTGCTGACGGACGTGACGACCTTGAGAGCCGCGCGCAGCTGGCGCTCGCTCTCGCCCACCAGGCTGCCCTTCACGCCGCCGAGGTCGAGCTGGATCGTCGGGATCCCCGCCTCGTTCCCGCACGCCTTCGCGACCATGGACTTGGCGCTCCCCGGCGGGCCCACGAAGAGGGCGCCGACCGCCTCCTCGTCCTGCATGTAGCTCAGGATCGTCCCGAGCTGGTCCTGCGAGACGCCGCTGCTGTCCGCGCCGTCGCCGCTCGCCCCGGCCAGGAACTTCTCGATCTCGTCGAGGAAGACCACGGCGCCCGGGGGCGAGCTGCCCGCGAGCACGCGCCCGAGGAAGCCCTTGATCGTCTCGACCCCGCCGACGTCCGCGAAGCGGCTCCCCCCGCGCTGCACCTTGAGCCCGGGAGTGAGCTCGATCTGCCGCCGCTTGTGCTCCCACACGGCGTCCACGTCGAGCCCGCCGGGGGTGAGGCTCATCGCCGCTACCTGCTCGGCCTGGAACGCCGGGAGGCCCTGTACGGCCTCGATCGCCGCGGCCACGTCCTCCTCGTGCGGCACCAGCTCCGCGGCCGCGTACACCTCCCGGACGATCACCTCCAGCGCGGCGGGGCCCGGAAGCGGGTCGTCCAGCACCATCACGTCGCCGGAAAGCTCCGGCGGCAGGTCGAGCGCGGGGGCGAGGAGCACGACGGTGCGCCGGTCGTGCTTGAACTCGTCGCGCAGGTTCCAGAGCGCCTGGATGACGGGGGGGCTGGTGATCCACCGGTTGGCCATGTGGACCCAGAGGACCGACTCCTCGGGGAGGCGCTGCGCCTGGGTGAACAGCTCCAGCGGGTTGGCGACGGTGGGGTCGTACGCCGTCCCGAGCACTTCCTGGCGGGCCGCGTGGCCGGCGTCGTTGCGGCCGCGCATCCCGCGCGCGCCGTCCCACTCGAGCTGCGGGACCTCCGCCGCCAGCTCGCGGCCGATCGTCTCGATGGTGGCGGCCGGGTCAGGCGTGGTGACCGCCACCAGCGGGACGCTGACTCGCCGCGCGGCCTTGAGCGAGCGGACCAGGCCGCGGGCGCGGTGGTCCTGCGCGCCCGTCCCGTCCAGCGGCGGGTCGGGGGCCGGTGGTCCGGCCGGATGGGCTCTTGCGATCATTCTCCTCTGGGGAGGGGATGGATGTCTCGCCCCGGCGCCGCTCGCGGCACCGCGGTGCCGGCGGAGCCGCCGGTCGGCACCCCGTTCTCGCCGGGAGCGGCCCGTGGCCGCGGCGGAGCGCGGCCACGGGTGGGGCGCGCCGGCCCGGGGGCGAGCGGGCGCGGGCGGGCTGGCGGAGCGGCGCGGCTCAGCCGCTCGCCTCCAGCTCCAGCGCGTCCCCCTCGCCGCGGATGGAGCCCAGCCACACCTCGAGGCCGCCGATGCGCGGCTCGGCGGGGAGCGCTCCGGGCACGGCCACGAGCGGCGCGTCGGACTCCGTGAGCCGGACGACGAGCGCGGACGCGAGCGCCCGAGCCGCGTCCGGTCCGTCCGCGCAGGCGACCTCGAACGCGGCGTGCGCCGGGTACGTGAAGTGGTACGGCCCTCCGTCCCGCGCCTGCTCCCTGCCGGCGCCGGCGGTGGGCACCTCCGGGACGTCGGCGGATCCGACGGGCGGGCCGGCGTGCCTCTCGGCCGCACCCGCGAGCGAGCGCAGCACGTGCGCGGCGCCCAGCAGCACGCTCGCGCACAGCGCGCGGAGGCGGCTCCGGCCGGGAGTGGTGTCCAGGTCGTGTGTCATGGAATCCGGTTGTGTGGGAGGAGAGCGGCAGGACGGATCAGGGCTCGCGGACCACGTCGCGCGGCTCCTTGTCCTGGCGGAAAGCAACGAACACGGGCGACCGGAGACGGCCGTCCGCGGTCCAGTCGGCGAAGCGCACCTCGGCCACGAGGCGGGGCTCCGTCCAGCGCACCGGATCGTCGAGCGCTGGCCGCGCAGCGAAGGCGCACCGCGGGCACTCCAGGGGGCGAAGGCGCTGGTGCGCATCCGCCAGGTCCCGGCGTGTGAAGCCGGAGCCGACCGACCCCGCGTAGACGAGATCGCCTCGTCCGTCGTGGTAGCCGAGGACGAGAGCGGCGAACTCGCGGTGCTCCGAAGCGGAGACCGTGAAGCCCGCGACGACGAACTCCTGCCGCCGCGCGGCCTTGATCTTGAGCCAGGCCGCCGCCCGCTGGCCGGGCAGGTACCGGGAGTCCGCCCGCTTGGCGACCAGCCCCTCCCAGCGCTCCGCCAGCGACCGCGCGAGCAGGGCGGGGCCATCCTCGTCCTGCTCGCCCAGGCGGATCCCGGAGGGTGGATCGGACAGCAGCGCCTCCAGCACCTGCCGGCGCTCGGCGAGAGCCCGGTCCAGGAGGGCGGCGCCCCCCACGGAGAGCACGTCGAAAGTGACGAGCGCCGCGGGGATGCGCAGCGCGAGCATCCGCACCCGGAACGGCTGCTCCACACCCAGGCGCGACTGGAGCACCTGGAAGCCGGCGAAGCCGTCGCCCGTGGTGCTGACGATCTCGCCGTCGACGAGGAAATCGCGGCCGACGCCGGCGCGGAGTGCGCGAAGGGGCTCGACCACGTCCGGAAACTGCCGGGTGAGGGAGTTCCCCTTCCGGCTCGTCAGCGTCACGCGGTCCTCGCGCGCGTAGGCGAGCACGCGGACCCCGTCGTACTTGGGCTCGAAGAGCCACCCGCGCCCCGCGGGCAGGACGGGCGCGGCTTCGGCGAGCATCGGCTGGATCCCGATCATGGCCGCGTCAGGCCGCCTTCCTGGCCGCCAGCGAAGCGCGCAGGACCGCCACCAGGTCGATCACGTCGGTCGCTTCGCGGGCGGGCGCGGCGGTGAACTCGACCTCCTCGCCGCGTACGCGCGCCTCGATGATCCGCTCCAAGTTGGCGCGGTACTCGTCCGTCCACGCTGCCCCCGCCAGGGTGCCGCCGAAGCCCGCGACCAGCTGCTCCGCCAGCGCCAGCTCCGCGGGGTCGTGCATCTCGTCGGGGAAGGCGAACTCCGCCGCCACCAGCTCGTCGGGCCAGTGCATGAGATGGAGGACCAGCGCGGAGCCCGAGACGCGCAGCGCCGCGATCTGCTGCTTGGTCTTGAGGGCGATCTTGCCGACGGCGACCCTGCCCGTGCGCCGGACCGCTTCCCGCAGCAGCGCGTAGGTGCGCGCGCCCTCCGCCTTCGGGACGACGAAGTACGGGGTGTGGAAGAAGCGCAGGTCCACCTCGCTCTCGGGGAGGAAGAGTTGGATGTCGAAGCTCCTGGACAGGGGTAGCGCGGCGCGCTCCATGTCCTCCTCGCTGAGGACCACGTACTCCCCGGGCGCGACCTCGAAGCCCTTGGCGAGGTCCGCGAAGGCGAGATCCGCGTCGTCCTGGCTGCAGCACCGCTTCATGGCGATGGGGACGCGGTGCTCGGGGCAGAGCTGCTTGAACGACAGGTCCTGCTCGCGGACGCTCGTGTAGAGCGCGACGGGGATGTTCAGCAGCCCGAAGCCGAGGGTGCCGTTCCAGACGCTGCGTGCCATGCGACCGATCCTGTTCGAGGGGAAACGACGTCGGCCGTCCCGGCGGGGTGCCGGGACGGCCGCGGTGTCTGGAGTGGATCGCCCTTCCGTTCTCGGGCGGAGCGGCCCGCGGCCGCGCCCCCGGGCTGCCCCACTACGCGGCGAGCGCGTCCGGCGCACCCGCCACCCCCGCGCCGCCGGCCCTCCGCGACCGGCCCGTGGAGCGGCCGAACGGGAGGAGGTCGGCGTCGTCGGGCATCGCCGCCTGCTGCGGCGCGACCAGCATCCCCGCCTTCGCGAACGAGAAGTAGCCGGCGTCCCCGACGATCACGTGGTCCATGAGCATCAGGTCCAGGGTCTCAGCCCCCCGGCTGAGCTGGTGCGTGGTCATCCGGTCGAAGGCGGACGGCGTGGGGACACCCCGCGCGTCCGGGTCGTTGTGCACCAGGACGACGCGCGGGGCGTGCTCGCGCAGTGCGGGGCGGAACACCTCGCGCGCATGCACGAGCGCAGCCGACCGCAGTCCCCGGCTCACGACGAACTCGCGCACGATCTCGTTCTGGTGGTTCAGCACCAGGGTCCAGTACTCGGTCCTGTCCAGGTCGCGCATCCGCGAGTGCACGCGGCGGAAGATCGAGTCCGAGTCCACGATGCGGGTGCCCGGCGCGAGGGCCGGCTCCGTCGCGAACCGGCGCGCGAACTCCAGTGCGGCGAGGATCCGCGCCGTGGCCACGGGCGTGATGCCGGCGGTTGCGCAGATCTCCGAGGCCGTTGCCCGCCCCATCCGGCGCAGGGGACCGCGCCCGTCCACCGCCGGGAGACCGCACATGAGCTGGATCGCGGCGGCGTCTGCCCGGGCGCGCCCCAGCCCCGGCTCGAGGAGGATGGACAGCAGCTCGTGCAGCGCGAGGTCCCCGGGGTCGTGGGTCAGGATCCGGCCGCCGGGCGTCGTCTCCCCGTGCCGGCGCCGGTGCCTGTGGAGCGCCTTCTGCGCCGCGTCCGCTGCGTCGGCGTCGATGGATCCCACGGCGGGTTCGAGCGGGAGGGTCATTCGCCCCCTCCTTTGGCCGGAGGCGGGCACGCGGCGGCCGGCTCCGGTTCGCCCACGAGCTCCAGGACGTAGCCCGCCGCGGCGAGGCAGGCTCGTACGGCTTCCACCCGCTCCGAGCCGCCGAAGATGCCGCCGCGCTCCTTGGCCACGACGGCCAGCACCGCCGCGTCCGCCGCCGTGAATCCGACGAGGCCCGACCCGCCGGGGCAGCGGGTGACGCGCACTGCGTCCGGAGGCCGGACGAAGCGTGCGCCGCGCGGCCCCAGCGGGACCAGGTTCTTGGGATCCACGCCTGCCCGCCACTCGGTGCGTGGGGGGTTGCTGTGGGCGGGGCCCTCGAAGTCCACGCCCGCGAACGACGAGGAGTTGCCGCGCCGGTGGCGGACATACGGTACGTCCAGGCTGGCGACCACGCCCGCCATCCCCGGCTCCAGGACGCATTCCGGGTTCCCGGCATAGCCGCTGTAGTACGCCTCGACCGCCTCCCGCACCGTGACGCGCATCCCGACGTGGAAGCGCTCCCAGATCTTCGCGGGACGTTCGTTCCGCCCCAGCGGCCGCAGCGGGGCGCTCACTCCGCCCCGCCCGCGTCGGCGGCCTGGCGGCGGTGCTGCGCCTCCAGGTAAGCGTGGACCTCGGGGCCCAGGCCGTATGCTTCGACGAACGCGAGCAGACGGTCGAGCACTCCTTCGCGGTCTTGCCCGGCCTTCAGCACCAGCGGCTCGATCCGTCTCCATCCGGTGGCCGCGCTCGCGCGCATGTCCTGCAGGGCGAGGATGCCGTCCTCCGGACCGGAGGGCGCGTCATGGTCATTCTCGACCGGGATGAGGTACCCGGTGTCGGCTCCCCTCCGGTGGCCCTCGACGAAGACGATCGAGTCGTAACCGGGGGTGATGGGTTCGATGCAGCGCACCACGACGTACTCGCCGCCGGGCGGGAGCTCGCACCGCGGGGAAGCCGGCCGGATTCGCTCGCCCGGCTCGAACATCTTGAACCGAATGGTGAAGGTGCGGAATTCGTATCGCATGGATCGGATTCGGGGTGAGGGTGCACGCGCGAGCCCGACCGGGACGCGCCTGCGTGGGGGCAGTCGTCCGGCCGAGGAATCGTCGGCCGCCGGCGGGTGGCGAACGGGCCCGCGGCCGGACCCCGCCGGGAGCGTTACCGGCTGCGGAAGAGAGCCCCGTCGTGCGCGATGGCGAGCAGCTCGCTGCCGGCCTCAGCCCCTGTCCACACGCCGAAGAAGCCCGACCGGTCGCGGATGGAACGGGCGAGGGCGGCGGCGTCCGCCTCTGTTCGCTCGCCGTGATGGGGGTCGTAGTCGCGGAGGTCGCGGAGGTCGCCGCTGCGGTACATGGTGGTCCGGGTGAGGGTCTATGCTGCGGGGAGCGGCGCGAGGTCCAGCTGCTCGGCCAGGCGGCAGTCCACCATGCGCAGCTCGCCGGTCTCCTCGGCGGCGGCCAGCTCGGTGCGGGTCCGCCACTCCCGCTCGCACGCGATGCACCGCACGAGGCGGGTGGGGAAGTTCGGTACGTGCGCGATCCCCAGCGCGCCCTCCGGACAGGCGACGTGCTGGATGTACCAGGCTTCGCTCCGGCGCATCACGTCCCGGTGGACCGCCGCCGAGTGGAGGCGGCCCTGGCGGCGGTGTTCGAGGAGCGATGCCGGGGGTTCGCGCGTGCTGAGGAACATCAGGAGGTCGGACGGCGCGGCGCGTGCGCCCGGCGGCAGGTCGTCGCGCGGGCGGTTCCACTCGTCGAGCAGCTCGCGCGCTCGCGCCCTGGGCAGCTCGCGGAGCCGGGCCCGCGCCCGGCGCCACTGGTCCGCCCACTCCTTCCGCGCAGCCCGCCAGGCGCTTTCCGCCGCGGCGGCCTTCCGCGCCCTGTGCTCTTCGAGGGAGGGCACGGGCGGCGCGGCGACGATGTCGGCCAGCAGTCCCCAGGTGCGCACGTGGCGCGCGAGCCTCCCGGCGATGCTCCGCTGGTAGCCCGAGATCGCGTGTCGGGTGAGCGGACCGGGGCCCATGGGGTGGACGAGGCGTTCGACCTGCCTGGCGCGGCATCTTCGCAGGATGAGGAGCGGCCGCGCGGGCTCGCGATCCAGGCCCTCCTCGGCGTCCGGGCAGGGCGCCGCCCGAGTCCCGGATCGGCGTGCGATCACGGCTCTTCCCCCTCGCCGGGAGCCGGCCCGGCCTGTCCCGCGGCTCGCCACAGCGCCGCCGGATCCACGCCCGCCGCGACGAACCGGTGGCTCGTGGGCCCGGTCCGGATCGTGGCGACCCAGCGTTCCTCCCCCGGGATGCGTAAGACAGTCCGAGTGGCATCACGGTAGATCTCGTAGCCGGCGAGCAGTCGCAGGGCGGGGAGGTCGCCGCTCGCCGGGGCGGCGCCCCGGTCGGGCCCTACCACGGGCGGGTGCGGAGCGGTACCCGATGGCACAGGATGGATGACCACGGCCACGGGCTCCTTCTCCGGTCCACCGAAGTCGATCATCATCTGCCCCTGCATCTTCGCGCCGCGCCTCCGTCGTCGTTGGGCAGCTCCCTCGCGTATCGCGGCTGCCTCCGCAGCCGCGGGTGAGCGAGGGGCCAAGGGCTGTGCGGATCGGACCCCCCTCCCGTTCTCGCCGGCCGGGCGCCGCCGCGCCCGAGAGCTACGGGACTGCCGGGTACCGGCGCTTCGGGTACGGCAGGCCGCCACCGTGGAGCGCGGCCAATCGGGCCCCGGCCGACGGGTCCAGCCCGAGGACGTAGGCGAAGTTTCCCGGATGCCGCACCCGCCGGAAGGGCGGCAGCCCGCACACACGGTCGGTCCAAGCCCTCCAGCTCTCGCCCCGTGCCCGCGCGGGGGCTCCGTAGGCGCGGAGCTGCCGCACGGCGTAGTCGATCCCCTTCTCCTCCGAGCGGATCTTGGACAGGGTACGCGCGCTCACGACCGATCCGTCGGGCGCCAGGAGCACCCAGCGCGGGCGCGCGCGTCCGGCGAAGAGGCTTCCCTTGGCCTGGTAGATCGTGCCGTAGTGGGCGCCCTTGCTCAGCTCGCCGCCTGCAGTCCACCGCTCCAGCGGATCCGCGAAGGAGAGCACCGCCCGGCACCCCTTCTCCCGTCGGAGCGCCGCCAGCGCCCGCTTGAGGAACCACGTCTCGCCGTTGAAGCGCACAGACGGCGCGCAGGCGAACCGTCCGAGCTCGACGGCGCGGGCGTGGTCCGCACCGGTCCACCGCGGCAGCACCGCCTGCGACATGGGCACGGAGAACACGGCGACCCCCGCCAGGATGGGCCCGGGACCCCAGAGGCCCACGGAAAGGCGTGCGGCCGGGAAGCTGGCGGAGTAGTGCTCGCGCACCACGAAGCTGCGCGCGAGCGCCTCTGACACGACATCGACCGTGTATCCGTCGGGGCGAAACACGTCCACGGGCGTCACCCAGCGCTCACGGCGGCGTGCCCACCGCTTCTCGAACGGGAAGAGGGAAAGCTGTGTCATGAGCGGCGGGTATTCCTCCAAAACGAAGCGCCCCGCACCGTCGGGTGACGGGCGGGGCGGGGAAGGCGGGGCAGGTCCTGGGGTGCTGCTCACTGCGGATGGCACCGCCGGTGCCCGCTCGGGCTTCAGAGGGGTGGAAGCTCCCAGTCCGCGCTGTCCAGGGGATGGGGCCGCACCGGCGTGGCGACGAGCGAGCCGAAGGCATCGAGCAGCCCCTCCGGCGTCTCCGTCACGGGTCCACCGAGGATCGCTTCCACCTCGCCTGCGCTCCAGACCCCGGGCTGCGCGGCGGGCTGGAGCTGGTACCGGGGTGCGAGCATCTGCCGCACGACGCTGTCCATTTTGTCCATTTCAGACGTCAGCCACCGCTCCATCTCCACCATCGGGATGGCCGTTCCTTCGTCGTTGGCGTCCGCGATCATCTCCTCCACGAGAGGGCGCTGCAGGAGGCGCGCGGCCAGGAAGCACACGCGTCCGTCTGCCGCCGTGCGCGGTCCGCGGTGGCGGAGGTGCTCCAGGGCGACCTCCAGGGCGTTCAGTGCCAGCTCGTAGGCTCCGGGCGAATGGTTCCCCCAGTCGAAGGGAGCGGCGCCGCCGCCGGCGACCACGTGGGGCACGTTCGTGCAGGCGACTCTGCGGAGGCCGGCGCCCGACGGGAGCCACCGCCGCTCGAAGACGAAGGCAACCAGCGGGGAAGGCTCGGCAAGCGCCCGCTCAAACGAACGCGGATCATCCTCGGAATCGTGTTTCATCGGCCCCCGGCTTCAGTATCCGCAGTTGGTCCAGAGCCCGTCCGCGGCGGTCTCGACGTCGCCCGCCGTCCCCGTGCTGGAGAGGAGCCGCGCGAGGCGCCCGATGCCTAGCCCGCGCGCGTGCTCCTCGCGCAGGCTGATCCACTCACCCAGCAGGTGGTCCCTCCCGCCGGGAAGCCCGCTCGCCCAAGCCGCCGTCCGGATCGCTCTCGTCGCGTACGGCGACGAACCGGCAGAGCAGCGCGGTGCCGGGGTGCACGCCAACGGCTTCGGCCACGTGGGTGCGCGCGATCGCGGATGCGAGCTTCTTCGGCGCTGGCGGGGGTGAGGAGGTGCCGGGAGGCAGTCGAGCCGGGTGCAGCGGCGCCTGGGGGAGGGCGCTGTTGATACCCCGCGGCTCGCCGGGGGAGACGCTGCGCGCGTGCAGCGACGGCTGTCCAGCCTGCGGAAGAGGGCCAGCCAGAGCGGCGGCTACTCCTGGCCGCGCCGCTCCAGGGCGCGAGCGTGGCGGCGAAGGCCCGCCAGCAGGTCGTCGGCGTAGGCGGGATGGCCCGCCAGCAGCACCACGGACTCTGGCGGCGTCGCGGCTTCCAGCTGCTCGACCGCGCGGAGCACGACCTCAGCGCGGACGGCTTCCGGCGACCTGGCCGCCCTGCGGTGCCGCAGCTTCCGCTCGGCCCGGTCCCATGCCTGCAGGTGCGCGGCGGCCGCCTCGGTCGCCGATGCCCAGCCGCCGTCGACCCGAACCAGTCCGCGCCCCACCAGCGCGCGGAGCACGCGGCCGTCGACGTGGTCCGCGAGGATCGGGGCCGTCTGGCGGATCATGCTCCGGAGCACCTCTTCCTGCGCATCGCTCAGGCGCGCCCGGCCCGGGTCCGCGCCGGCCTGGTCCGGTGCCTGGCCACCCGCCGATTTCAGGACCGCGTCGCCGGCGGAGGTGGTGCGGATGGAGCTGCCCGCGACCCGCGCGAGCCCGCGGGAGACGAGCGCGCGGAGGGAACGCCCGTCCGCTTCCTCCCGCGGCAGCGAGCCGCGGGTTGCGAGGGTGCGGAGTAGGTCCAGCTGGTTGGAGCTCAGTGACACGTTGGGACAACGGCGAAGGGGACCGGACAGCGGAGGGGAGGCGGACAAAGTAGGCGTCCGCCTCCCGCGCCGGAAAGGCGCTCCCCTCACGCGGCCTCCGCCAGCGGCTCCGGTGCGTCCGCGACGGCGAAGTGCTGGACGAAGACGCCGAGCGCATCGTGCGAAACGAGGTGGAGGAAGTTGCCGGCGGGCTCGTAGGCGACCGCGCCCTGGAGGCTCGGGCGCATCAGGTGGGTCCGGTCCCGGCCGAGCTTCGCCCCGCGCACCTCGATCCGCCCATCCCGTCGGAGATGCAGCACCCACTTTGCGCCGTCCGCGCCCTTGAGCGGGATCTTCTCGCCCACGCGCAGGTCCTGCAGCAGCGCCTCGGGCGTGGCGTCCCGCGCCTCCCGGCTCCCGAACGCCCAGCGGATGCGGTGCGCCTCGCTGGTGGTCAGGTCGAGCCCGCTCACCAGGCGGCCGTCGTCGGCCGTGAACTGCAGGTAGCGCCGCGTACGGGGCTGCCCGTCGGAGTCGGGGCCGCGGGCGCGCTGGATCCGCGTCATGTGCTCCGTCACGTGCCCCTGGGCGATGACGCCGTGCTCGCCGTCCTCGTAGCGGACGTCGACCAGGGTCATGGGCGGGGTCGCGGGAAGCGGCCGCTCGCGAAGAACGGATCCGCGGGCGCGGCCGGTACGGCGGGCGGAGAGCGCTTCCAGCGTCTCGATGGTGAGCAGCGCGTCCCGCTCCTCCTCCCAGAGGGCGAGGGCGTGGTGCGAGTCCTCCATCGGGAACATCAGCATCTCCAGCAGGAAGTGCCGCATCTGGGTGCCCTCCTCCGGCCGCAGCTTCGGAGTCCACACCACGGCGCCGCTGCTGGTCTTCTGGCGCTCCAGGAACTGGCTGCCCGTGAAGTACGCACGCTGGCCCGCCTCCAGGCGCTGCACCGCGTTCTTCATCGCCTCCAGCGCGATCCCGCCCGACATGTCGAACTGGTCCAGGGCGTCGGTCCCGGTCGCCTCCGCGGAGCCCTTGCACGTCGCCCCGAGCGAGGCCATCCGCGCGGCGATCGTGCTCGCGAACTTGCGCTCCCCGGCCGCGGTCGAGGCCATC from Longimicrobiaceae bacterium includes:
- a CDS encoding AAA family ATPase, yielding MIARAHPAGPPAPDPPLDGTGAQDHRARGLVRSLKAARRVSVPLVAVTTPDPAATIETIGRELAAEVPQLEWDGARGMRGRNDAGHAARQEVLGTAYDPTVANPLELFTQAQRLPEESVLWVHMANRWITSPPVIQALWNLRDEFKHDRRTVVLLAPALDLPPELSGDVMVLDDPLPGPAALEVIVREVYAAAELVPHEEDVAAAIEAVQGLPAFQAEQVAAMSLTPGGLDVDAVWEHKRRQIELTPGLKVQRGGSRFADVGGVETIKGFLGRVLAGSSPPGAVVFLDEIEKFLAGASGDGADSSGVSQDQLGTILSYMQDEEAVGALFVGPPGSAKSMVAKACGNEAGIPTIQLDLGGVKGSLVGESERQLRAALKVVTSVSNGRSLWLATSNSITSLPPELRRRFGLGTYFFDIPTDAERARIWEIWLRKYGLAADGALPRGDGWTGAEIRQCCDIAWRLRCPLAEAAGFVVPVSLSSAEQLDQLRRSADGRFLSASAPGVYRHPSTRPAPAPRSRRVTHDPSRN
- the ligD gene encoding non-homologous end-joining DNA ligase codes for the protein MLAEAAPVLPAGRGWLFEPKYDGVRVLAYAREDRVTLTSRKGNSLTRQFPDVVEPLRALRAGVGRDFLVDGEIVSTTGDGFAGFQVLQSRLGVEQPFRVRMLALRIPAALVTFDVLSVGGAALLDRALAERRQVLEALLSDPPSGIRLGEQDEDGPALLARSLAERWEGLVAKRADSRYLPGQRAAAWLKIKAARRQEFVVAGFTVSASEHREFAALVLGYHDGRGDLVYAGSVGSGFTRRDLADAHQRLRPLECPRCAFAARPALDDPVRWTEPRLVAEVRFADWTADGRLRSPVFVAFRQDKEPRDVVREP
- a CDS encoding Ku protein, with amino-acid sequence MARSVWNGTLGFGLLNIPVALYTSVREQDLSFKQLCPEHRVPIAMKRCCSQDDADLAFADLAKGFEVAPGEYVVLSEEDMERAALPLSRSFDIQLFLPESEVDLRFFHTPYFVVPKAEGARTYALLREAVRRTGRVAVGKIALKTKQQIAALRVSGSALVLHLMHWPDELVAAEFAFPDEMHDPAELALAEQLVAGFGGTLAGAAWTDEYRANLERIIEARVRGEEVEFTAAPAREATDVIDLVAVLRASLAARKAA
- a CDS encoding JAB domain-containing protein yields the protein MTLPLEPAVGSIDADAADAAQKALHRHRRRHGETTPGGRILTHDPGDLALHELLSILLEPGLGRARADAAAIQLMCGLPAVDGRGPLRRMGRATASEICATAGITPVATARILAALEFARRFATEPALAPGTRIVDSDSIFRRVHSRMRDLDRTEYWTLVLNHQNEIVREFVVSRGLRSAALVHAREVFRPALREHAPRVVLVHNDPDARGVPTPSAFDRMTTHQLSRGAETLDLMLMDHVIVGDAGYFSFAKAGMLVAPQQAAMPDDADLLPFGRSTGRSRRAGGAGVAGAPDALAA